One Mus musculus strain C57BL/6J chromosome 2, GRCm38.p6 C57BL/6J genomic window, GTTGGGAAGaatgttgtgggggtggggggaattgaGTTGGGGggttattttctaattttttttgtaCATTTGGAACAGTGACAATAAATGTGCCCCCTTTATACTGTCGTTTTTTTCCCCTCATGGGATGGAGAATCAGGGTCTCTAAACTGTAATACAGTAATAGATAGAAGTGTTTGAGCTATGCTGTTCAATGCTGTAGCTAAACCAGATATGTTATCTCCTATAATCGCAACACTTGGGAGGTGCAGGCAAGAGATCTCAAGTTCAAGATCTTCCATGGCTACATAGCAGGTTTTGAGGCTAGCATCTTAAACAGGTTTGatctttcaaaaacaaagaaaaccagctATGCTGATTCCTGTAACTTGAGACTGAATAGGTCCAGTTACCATCTCCAAATTGTATAATTTATTAGTTTCTTTCTGTAgctcaagctgtccttgaacttgtgatgGTCTCCCTCCCTGGCCCTGAGATACTGAGATGACAGTTGTTTCTAGCCTCATTCATGTCCTAAAGGTGAATGCTTACTCTTGCCACACAGCCAAGCTTTCTGCATGTGCATGCCTCCTGAGGATGGTTCTCTGCCCAGAAATGCCCTGTGTGAGTGACAGCAGTTTGGGGTTCCATCCAATTTTAGGAATTATTGAAACTGCTGGGTGCAGCTCTCCCCAAATCATTGGGTGTAGCCATTTACTTCCCTCCAGTGAACAGGGAAACAGTATCAATCGCTGGCAAGAACAAGAACCCACAGAGATGTTTTCTTTTGAATGGATTAAAGTATTGCCCTCCTTTTATAGCTAAATCAGAATCTTGTCCATAATTGTAGCTTTCAACCCTGGGTAATTCCAGATCTATCTAGGTGACCCTAAACACACAAAGTGAAACATCTGACTAtaatccattgtttttttttggtaaagCCTGATAACAAAATAGAGATCTGGATCATAATACTTTAGAAACATGTTGTGAGTGGGGGGAAGGTAGTTTTGCTTAGTGGTAGTGCATGAGCCTAGCAAAGATGACTCTAGTTCATAACACTTGTCTGGAACAGGGGGATCTAGTCTTCCAGAGAGTCTCAAAGGTAGTTCAGGTAGACAGCACAGCCTTGGATGATAAAGGCTAATGATCGCACAAAAGACAGAAGCAATCAGTTTTAATTTTTCAGCCATGTTACATAAAGGTACACTATAAGTTCAATGAGTTCTGTCATCAGAAGTTCTCATTTTATCCCTGCAAGGCAACTCCCCTCAAGTTGCTTATTTGTCTAATATTCTCAAGGTTAACCTGGAAATGTCACTTTTCAGGATCTAGAAATGACTTAGCTAAAGTAAAGTTGAAGAAGCCAAGCACCTCCTACTTTCCTAGTCTCCTGGCACAGCTGAGGAGATGATACCATGCCCACACCCTAAAAAAAATTATGGCAACATCAAAAATCAAACTGCAAGAACCTAGGATGGCTCTCTACTTGGTCACTGTGGATGTAAGGGACAAAATCAGAAAAGCAGCTGTTGTGTTCATCACCGGGGAAGATCCGAGCCCTCTGGACAGTCTCAGCTGCCCCTGTTCTTCTCCTCAAATTCCAGGATGAGACCTTTAATGTGGGACAGTTTCTGATGCAGGTACTCACAGCGATGCTTCTCCTCCCTGTAACTTGGATACCGCTGCAGAGAAAAAGCACCCTTGTCAAAAAGTAAAGCGGCTTCTACCTTAATACTACTGTGCTCACAGCCTGTCTTACCTTTCTGAACTTTTTATACTCCTGGACTATCTTGTCTTCCAGCACCTGAAACACAGTAACACAAAACTGAAGGGAAGGGCAAAGAGGACAGAGTAAGGAATGGGAGTGACTTCTGTTTTCATTCTACCAAATGTTACAACAGGTTTGCTTGTTCCTTTGCTTAGTCACATTACATGTTTAGGGGTAATTAGCAGGATGATGATGGCCAATCCTGCCTTTACCTTGTGTTCTGGAGTTCCTCGCTGAAGTCTCTTGATCTCTGCCCCCAGCTCTGTGAACCTCTGGCTTGCAGCCCCAACTCGAGCATGCAGAATGCGGTACTCAGCATAGTCGGTCTCAAAGTCCTGCTCATAGGCCTGTTGCTGCTCTGTGCTGTGGATGGCTCTGTATTGCCTGCCAGGGGTGTGACACCTTCAATTTCATTGTCCCTAAAAGCACTTGGCTGCTTACAAGTACAGACTATGAAATTGAAAGTGTGGGGAAACTCACAGGAGATAATCTGGTACCTCCTCAGGGCTTGGGGATTCAGAGGCtaggaaggaagcaagaaaacAAGTAATTCTTGGTCCTTTTTCCATGAGTATTTACCCTCCTCTCATCAGTTCACCTGATGGAGCTGAGAGGCTCTGCTCAAGCCTGGaatctccatcttcatctccctcttcatcttcatcttggCCCCAGTCTTCTCCCTCTTGTGAGTCCTGATTTGCTAGCCCTTGTAGTGGACTTGAGGCTAGAGGCAGAGCTCTGAGCCTCTTTTCCTCTGGTTCTTCAGTGGTTATAGGTGCTGAACGTTTCTGTTGGGGGAAAAAATATGTATAACAAACAACAAGCTAGAAGGTTCTTTGGTCAAAAACTGCTATCCCATCAGCTCCTAGGTTTAAGACTTAGCCTAATTTTTAAAGAGTATTCTTTTGTATGTGCtggtatgcacacatgtggaagaCACGGGGTATCCTCCATTGTTCTCTGCCTTACTCTTTtaaggtctctcactaaactgAAAGCTGGTTTTCCTAGGCTGGCTGGGTCCTAGgtacataggtgctgggattcAGACTAAGTTCAAACCTTATGCTTGCACTCACTTgataagtcatctctccagcctttttgtttgttttgttttgtttgagaccagTCCTTAGGTAGGTAGTCCaggcaggctggcctcatactcatgCTGTGCAGCAGAGCATAGCCCTATCCTCCTATCTCTGGAGACCTTCAGATTATAAGCATGGGCCAGATTTTATGCTGTATCAGTACTGTGTCAACCCAAGATTCACCCTGCCTTTTAAACTACTCTTTGAACAGCTCTTGCCTCTCTGgacatctcagcactcagaaagcagggaCAGGTgaaaggagtttgaggccagtcagtgCTACATAAGGAGCTCCCAGGCATGCCAGGATTACACAGTGAGAACCGACTCCAAAAAGAGACTAAAGTCCTTGCTTACCTTGTCCAGGCGTTTCTGGCTAGCAGGGGAAAGCAGGGACTGATCAGGCTCTCTGCTTGGAAGATAAGTGTGGTTCCTAGGATTTTTGGAAGGAATGGGAGAGGCCAAGGTGAGAGCTTATTAAAGAAATGTAAGGGTAGAGAGGAGACCCAGCCTGTCTCAGTACCTCATTTCCCATTGTGCCATGGGCTCACTGGAGGATCCTGGGAGTGACTGTTCATGGTGGCTTGCCAGTGGGTCAGACACCTGTCAGGGGAAGTTATAGGAAAACTTGGCTCCCTGGACCTGGGTGTCCCACCTTATGATGACTACCTGCTGTTTCTAGTCTCACCTCATCTGGTGCCAGCTGGGGATGGCCTTCAGGTTCGTCTCCAGTGTCCTGCCAGCTCTCAGACTCTCTGGTACCTTCAGTCAGGTGTTCCTGAGCTAACAGTGGAGCTGGGATAGTATCCATGGCTGCCCAAATAGTGAGTCGCTCTCTAAGGGAGCCCAGGCAGTGGAGACAGTTCGGCCCAGATCTTGAAAGAAGAGTGGGAAAGACAATAGAAAAATGAGTTGGAGATCTTCTGAACACTTCTTCCCATTTCCTGCAAACTTCTCTTACCTTGTCCTTACCTGCCTAAGCGTTGGTACACAAGGTCCAAGCCACCATTAGTGCCCTCTTGGCCACACTGGGATACTATGAAGGAGAAAAGGCAGGACCATCCCGGGCCTGGAAACCTTAGGTACTGGGGTAGGGAATGGTAAACCCAGTTAAGCCGgcccctcttcctcctgtccatGCCACTCCTCCCCAAACAATTCTAAGACTGAAGACAAATCCCCAAGGGGCTCGTTAGCACACCAGGTGCAGCTGGTTCAGAGTTCCCCCAAGAGGCTGAGACTGCACAGTCTCCTGGGACCACAGCCCCACATCTTCATAGGGTTTAGTTCTCATAACTTGCTCAGACTGTGACCTCTGGCAAGCTCCGGCCCAGAGCTCACCTTCCTGGAGCCCACGCTTACGCTCTCTCACCCCCAACCTCCCTCGCACATCCGGCCAGCACTTACCCCTCGGTGGCCTTGGAAAGCGATCACTGGCCGTACCTGCAGGAAGAGCCCAAACACCAGCTGAACACAAAGGAAGCAAAGTCCCCAGGATCGAGGAGGCTGGGGACACCTGCCTGGCCGGCTTCACTTGGAGGCGGGGGGACTGGAATCTGAAAACCCGCACAACCCCAAGTCCCTTCTCCAGCATAGCCTTGGGAGGCCAAGGTCTGGTTGGccgggaagggaagaaggggccGGGGGCCAGTCTCACCTGTTGCTGCTGACACTCTTGCAATGCCCGCAGCGCCGCCTCGTTGAGCCTTAGCATCAGGAGGCTGGTCCGAGCAGCGGGGGTGAAGAGGAGCCGCATTTTCCCACTCAGAGCTTCCTGGGTCCCCTCCATGGTGCCAAAGTCGCGCACATGCAGAACCGGGACCACAGGTGAGGGCCACCTCTGCTGTGCAAGCCTAGGCTGGCACTCCCGCCCTCCGGGTCTGTCCCGCCCTCCACCATGACCCCACCCCCGGCACCGCCCCAAAGTTTCCCTGGCCTTGTGGGCGGTACCTCACTCACCTCAGCTGCTGGCCAGAACCCAAGCGGTTTCTTCTTGATTTGGCTTGGGCAGTATTGGACACTATGAGGAGCATTCCAGGTCTAATGAGAAAGGATCTGCTTCGAGGGTCTGACCTGTCACCCAGGATGTCTTGttctgcctcagttttcccagtttccccattCTGGATTCAAAATCGTTGTCTTTAAGTAAAAGCTGAACCTGAAACCACTTGAGGGTTTCAGTCTCACAGGGGAGGGAATCGAGACTGGTTGATAGTCGGATTGAGTCATTTATGCCTCCGAGGCCCCGAAGTACCTAAGGGACCAGAGGATGGCAGACCCCAAGAGGGACCAGTgcaatcctttttctttttccgcCCGAGTTGCTGCGTCTGCTGAGGCGGATCCCAATTTGGTTTCTAAAAGGGACTTGATGAGGCTGTAAGGCCAGGTGGGTGGGTGCCTCGCAGATTTGGAAGTCTGGCTATCTGGGACTGGAGCCAAGCCTATCGGTGGATGGGGGTGTGGGGCGGGCGTAGTtgtggcaataaataaataaataaaataataaatcagagAGCAGAAAGCCGTAACTCACTCCCAGGTGTTACTATGTAGCCTAATAAACATAAGAGAAAGTGGCGAAACCACAGCTGGCTCCTTTAAAGGcactctcccctcctctttgagtcttttgttttttcttttagacagggtttcattcactatgtagatcactCTTGCTGAACTCactagcaattctcctgcctatatttcccaaatgctaggattacatgtGTTAGCCTCTACTCTTGACTAAAAGGTGCCTGCAAGTTTCCCAGCAGGGCTACAGATCCTATGGTTttgagacccccacccccaccccaccccaccccacccccgacaaATCTCAGGCCAGTGTttcctgtctttatttatttgtgtttggttATGTCTCTCAGACTCTCTTATCTCCTTTTTTCCTAACTGGGATCGAATAACTgggatatatattttatattagtgtgtgtgtgtgtgtgtgtgtgtgtgtgtgtgtgtgtgtgtaattccaaGTGATTTTAATGCTGttcatctcaaaacaaataatttgTCTAAACCCATTGAACAATGCACTCAGAACATGTACAATATGTGTATAAGAACAATACACTCCTATATGCAGGGAAATATTCGCAGTAatgctgatttttgtttgtttgtttgttgttgttgtttttcgagacagggtttctctgtatagccctggctgtcctggaactcactttgtagaccaggctggccttgaactcagaaatccgcctgcctctgcctcccgagtgctgggattaaaggcatgcgccaccacggccaGGCTTACTGACTTTAAAATCTTGGCAACAAGTTGCCAACAGCAACCACAGATACATTTACCTACCTATTGAGCCATTCCATTTCTGTGGAGGACAGTTTATTAACTTTATAAATAGTGGTAGccctctatttttctttcttcttcctttccttttcttcttttcttctctttcttcttcattttagaGTCagggagctcactctgtagaacaggctggcctcaaactcaaggatctgcctgtctctgcctctcaaaagctggaattaaaggcttgggTTGCCACACCTGGTTTAGCGGGTGTAATTCATAAAGATGATGGCCTGGGCTTTCTTTTCATAGATGTTAGCTGGGACCTTTTGTAGGACTTTCCTGAATTTAAACTTAAAGGAGAGACTAGGGCCTGGGGATCAAGCTTGTGGGTAGAATGCTTGTCTGGCATGCACAGGATGCTGGGAAAGCCTCAGTGGTGTGTATTAGTAGGATGGCTTGTGCCCAGTAGTTCAAAGTGATAACCTAACCTCATTTTAGAAACAATTAAGCCAATAAATACTGCAAGAGCAAATAGAATAGCAGGTAACTGAGGACGAtatttggaggtcagagatcaGAGCCTAACATTTGTAGGGTGACCACTGACTGCCTGATATTCAGCTTtcacaatagtttttttttttttaagatttattattagccgggcgtggtcgcgcacgcctttaatctcagcacttgggagttagaggcaggcggagttctgagttcgaggccagcctggtctacacagtgagttccaggacagccagggctacacagagaaaccctgtctcaaaaaaaaaaaaaaattgaactcaggacctttggaagagcagtgagtgttcttacccactgagccatcttaccagccccacaATAGGCACATTTTCATGCTCGCATTCACTCATTCAACAAAATTTTCCAGAATACTAGGCTCTTACTGAAGCTCAGGGATAGATCACATAGCAGATTCTTGCTTTGGAAAAGCTTaaattgccgggcgtggtggtgcacgccttcaatctcagcactcgggaggcagaggcaggcagatttctgagtttgaggccagcctggtctacaaaatgagttccagaacgGCCAGGGCTATaaggagaaaccctgtttccaaagaccaggaaaaaaaaaaaaaaaaaaaaggaaaagcttaAGTTCTAGAAGGGAAGGAAACACTAAAAATTAATGAgaggaataaagaaaatttaacagTAACATACAATGCATGTTCAAAGGTGATAATGCCTCTGAagataaggaaaagaaagcaggggGGGGTGCGGAGCTTGGGAGTGGGAAAGGGGTGGCTGTATAGTCATAAAGTGAGCCAGAGTAAAGCAGGTACTTAGCATACACAGGCCACATATTCAATTCCCATCATACCCCTCTCAAATAAGAAAAGACCCTCGAATGTAGAAAGGCAAGTTTGCACTGAGCTATGGTGAGGTGCACTGACCATCTCACTGAGGAAAGAGAGGCAGCCTGGGCAATTCATCTCCAAGACAAAAGTGAACGGAAAAAGAAATGTGGGTTCACTAGTAAGCCTACTAAGAATACTTTTGGATCTGGGTGTGgtgaggcacacctttaatcccagcttggaAGGCTGAAACAGGAAGTTCACAGTTCTCTCTGAGCAA contains:
- the Ell3 gene encoding RNA polymerase II elongation factor ELL3; its protein translation is MEGTQEALSGKMRLLFTPAARTSLLMLRLNEAALRALQECQQQQVRPVIAFQGHRGYLRFPGPGWSCLFSFIVSQCGQEGTNGGLDLVYQRLGRSGPNCLHCLGSLRERLTIWAAMDTIPAPLLAQEHLTEGTRESESWQDTGDEPEGHPQLAPDEVSDPLASHHEQSLPGSSSEPMAQWEMRNHTYLPSREPDQSLLSPASQKRLDKKRSAPITTEEPEEKRLRALPLASSPLQGLANQDSQEGEDWGQDEDEEGDEDGDSRLEQSLSAPSASESPSPEEVPDYLLQYRAIHSTEQQQAYEQDFETDYAEYRILHARVGAASQRFTELGAEIKRLQRGTPEHKVLEDKIVQEYKKFRKRYPSYREEKHRCEYLHQKLSHIKGLILEFEEKNRGS